From a single Methanofollis sp. W23 genomic region:
- the fni gene encoding type 2 isopentenyl-diphosphate Delta-isomerase, producing MQTPSRKLDHLKICCNEQVEAGRAGFDDVRLAHAALPELDLDGIRLQTRFLGAELGSPLFIAAMTGGHPATTEVNRRLARVAEKFKLGMGVGSQRAALEHPDLEKSFTVVRDEAPHAFLCANLGAVQLRDHGAEWAERAVEMIDADALCIHLNFLQEATQPEGDHDARGCLAAIGDLCNNFKTPVILKETGAGISAETARLIWGAGAAAIDLGGAGGTSWAAVEVERAGENKELKALGQRFLGWGIPTVVSLCEVAGSGPVIATGGVRSGIDIARAIALGADLGGMALPLLKPAMQSEDTLEQTVRAFLRELQVAMFLTGSGSIQDLAHVRTYITGTTRLMLCE from the coding sequence ATGCAGACCCCCTCCCGCAAACTCGACCACCTCAAGATCTGCTGCAACGAACAGGTCGAGGCAGGACGAGCCGGGTTCGACGACGTCAGGCTCGCGCATGCGGCCCTTCCTGAACTGGACCTGGACGGGATCAGACTGCAGACACGCTTTCTGGGAGCGGAGCTCGGCTCCCCTCTCTTTATCGCGGCGATGACCGGCGGTCACCCGGCGACCACCGAGGTAAACCGAAGACTCGCCAGGGTCGCCGAGAAGTTCAAACTCGGGATGGGCGTGGGGTCGCAGCGAGCGGCCCTCGAACACCCTGACCTTGAAAAGAGTTTCACGGTGGTACGAGACGAGGCGCCGCACGCCTTTCTCTGCGCAAACCTCGGGGCGGTACAACTCCGCGACCACGGTGCAGAATGGGCCGAGCGGGCAGTCGAGATGATCGATGCAGACGCCCTCTGCATCCATCTCAACTTCCTTCAGGAAGCCACCCAGCCAGAAGGCGATCATGATGCCCGCGGGTGTCTTGCGGCGATCGGAGACCTCTGCAACAACTTCAAGACTCCGGTGATCCTCAAGGAGACCGGGGCCGGGATCTCGGCAGAGACCGCACGTCTCATCTGGGGTGCAGGCGCCGCGGCGATCGACCTCGGCGGCGCAGGTGGCACCTCGTGGGCCGCAGTCGAAGTGGAACGCGCTGGAGAGAACAAAGAACTCAAGGCCCTCGGCCAGCGTTTCCTCGGATGGGGGATCCCCACTGTGGTAAGCCTCTGCGAGGTCGCAGGCAGCGGGCCGGTGATCGCCACCGGTGGCGTGAGAAGCGGGATCGATATTGCCAGAGCCATTGCGCTCGGCGCCGATCTCGGGGGCATGGCCCTTCCCCTTCTCAAACCGGCTATGCAAAGTGAAGATACACTTGAACAGACTGTCAGGGCGTTCCTCAGGGAACTGCAGGTCGCAATGTTTCTGACCGGCTCTGGCAGCATCCAGGACCTTGCGCATGTACGGACCTATATTACCGGGACTACAAGGCTGATGCTCTGTGAATAA
- a CDS encoding RNase J family beta-CASP ribonuclease, translating into MDVEIVAVGGYNEVGRNMTAVRCGKEIVIFDMGIRLDQIMIHEDADLEKMHSLDLIEMKAIPDDTMMNTVEGTVKAIVCTHGHLDHIGAIPKLAHRYNAPIIGTPYTIELIKQQIQGEQKFGVNNKLQVLRSGNRYRISQNLTLEFVRTQHSIIDTVMAVLHTKRGAVVYANDFKLDRTPVLGDPPDFARLRQIGKEGVLALIVESTNIERKGRAPSERIAKELVRDTMTSYEDDKSAIIVSTFSSHISRIKTIAECAYEIGRKPVLLGRSMERYSTTAEKLKLVAFPKNLSVFGNRRTVDRTLRQIMKNGKDKYVPIVTGHQGEPGAILTRIAHGDTPFRTAKGDKILFSAKVIPNPMNYGQRHLVETLLRMKGARIFDELHVSGHAYVEDHYELIHLLNPQHIIPSHGDIDMTGGYLRFAEGCGYTLNNDLHLLRNGQRVLIK; encoded by the coding sequence ATGGATGTTGAGATCGTTGCAGTGGGCGGCTATAATGAAGTCGGCCGAAACATGACTGCAGTCCGCTGCGGAAAAGAGATCGTCATCTTTGATATGGGCATAAGGCTCGATCAGATCATGATCCACGAGGATGCAGACCTTGAGAAAATGCATTCTCTGGACCTCATCGAGATGAAAGCCATCCCCGACGACACGATGATGAACACAGTCGAAGGGACAGTGAAGGCGATCGTGTGCACGCATGGTCACCTGGACCATATCGGTGCGATCCCAAAACTCGCCCACCGGTACAATGCTCCCATCATCGGGACACCATATACTATCGAGCTGATCAAACAACAGATCCAGGGCGAACAGAAGTTCGGGGTAAACAACAAGCTCCAGGTGCTACGGTCAGGCAACCGCTACCGTATCTCCCAGAACCTCACCCTTGAGTTTGTGCGGACGCAGCACTCGATCATCGACACAGTGATGGCAGTGCTCCATACCAAACGCGGGGCGGTGGTGTACGCCAACGACTTCAAGCTCGATCGCACCCCGGTGCTCGGTGACCCCCCGGACTTCGCGCGGCTGCGCCAGATCGGGAAGGAGGGAGTGCTTGCCCTCATCGTCGAGTCCACCAACATCGAGCGGAAGGGCAGGGCGCCGAGCGAGCGGATCGCAAAAGAACTGGTCAGGGACACGATGACCAGTTATGAGGACGACAAGAGTGCGATCATCGTCTCGACGTTCTCGTCCCATATTTCAAGGATCAAGACCATCGCCGAGTGTGCATATGAGATCGGGAGAAAGCCGGTCCTGCTCGGGCGGTCGATGGAGCGCTACTCGACGACGGCGGAGAAACTCAAACTTGTTGCCTTCCCCAAGAACCTCTCGGTCTTCGGGAACAGGCGGACGGTCGACCGGACGCTGCGCCAGATCATGAAGAATGGGAAGGACAAGTACGTCCCGATCGTCACCGGCCACCAGGGTGAGCCAGGGGCGATCCTGACCAGGATCGCCCACGGCGATACGCCGTTCAGGACCGCAAAAGGGGACAAGATCCTCTTCTCGGCAAAGGTCATCCCAAACCCGATGAATTATGGGCAGCGTCACCTGGTCGAGACCCTGTTACGGATGAAGGGAGCGCGGATCTTTGATGAACTTCACGTGAGTGGTCACGCCTATGTGGAAGATCACTATGAACTGATCCACCTCCTCAACCCGCAGCATATCATCCCCTCCCATGGGGACATCGATATGACCGGGGGATACCTGAGGTTTGCAGAGGGGTGCGGGTACACTCTCAACAATGACCTCCACCTCCTGAGGAACGGGCAGAGAGTGTTGATCAAATAA
- a CDS encoding glutamate--tRNA ligase, protein MDAALRQILLVYALENAAKHGSVPRAKAVMGKVLGTHPELRPHAKELPAALDEVLAEVAAMDPETWKAKLAELAPEVAGEMDTGKKKKKEKKELPPLEESEGGVVMRFAPNPSGPLHLGHARAAFLNDAYVKRYGGRYVLRIEDTDPRRVDPEAYRMVQEDIEWMGLGVTDIVYQSDRMDIYYDLGRKLIELGGAYVCTCDAGRFRELKLAKKACPCRSHTIEENLELWEQMLSGGFAEGQVTVRVKTDLEHPDPAIRDFSIFRIVDAPAHPRIEAKVYPLMNFSVVVDDHLLGITHVIRGKDHIANTRRQRYIFDYFGWKPPVYRHYGRMSIEGLVLSTSSMHQGIDEGTYTGWDDIHLGTLRAIARRGIQPEAVCQAMVDLGTGDTDISFSWENLYAQNKAVIDETSDRFFFVPDPARYEVEGAPEQTAEVPRYPGDEKRGMRTLEFTGGVVLPAAEVEGTAMVRLKDLFNIEVKGEGQAAYAGDDLAAAREAKAPIIQWLPAGYGVPCTLRTPEGDLDGVCEPEVAEHVGGTVQFERVGFARIDRVEDGRVMAFFAHR, encoded by the coding sequence ATGGACGCAGCGCTCAGACAAATCCTCCTCGTCTACGCGCTCGAGAACGCGGCAAAGCATGGCAGCGTCCCCAGGGCGAAGGCGGTGATGGGCAAGGTGCTTGGCACCCATCCTGAACTCAGGCCGCACGCAAAAGAACTCCCGGCAGCCCTCGACGAGGTGCTGGCCGAGGTGGCGGCGATGGACCCGGAGACGTGGAAGGCAAAACTTGCCGAACTCGCTCCAGAGGTCGCCGGCGAGATGGACACGGGGAAGAAGAAAAAGAAAGAGAAGAAAGAACTTCCCCCCCTGGAAGAGAGCGAGGGCGGCGTGGTCATGCGGTTTGCCCCCAACCCCTCAGGCCCGCTCCACCTTGGTCATGCCCGGGCGGCATTTCTCAATGACGCCTATGTGAAGCGGTACGGCGGGCGCTATGTCCTGCGGATCGAAGACACCGACCCGCGCCGGGTGGACCCTGAGGCATATAGAATGGTCCAGGAGGATATCGAGTGGATGGGACTTGGGGTGACCGATATTGTCTACCAGTCCGACCGGATGGATATCTACTATGACCTGGGCAGGAAACTCATCGAACTGGGTGGAGCGTATGTCTGCACCTGCGATGCAGGGCGGTTCAGGGAACTGAAACTTGCCAAGAAGGCCTGTCCGTGCCGGTCACATACCATCGAGGAGAACCTGGAACTCTGGGAACAGATGCTCTCTGGCGGGTTTGCCGAGGGACAGGTGACAGTCCGCGTCAAGACCGATCTGGAACACCCTGACCCGGCGATCAGGGACTTCTCCATCTTCAGGATCGTCGACGCCCCGGCCCACCCGCGGATCGAAGCAAAGGTCTATCCGCTGATGAACTTCTCGGTGGTGGTCGACGATCATCTCCTTGGGATCACCCATGTGATCAGGGGCAAGGACCACATCGCCAACACCAGGCGGCAGCGGTATATCTTTGACTATTTCGGTTGGAAGCCACCAGTGTATCGCCATTATGGCCGGATGTCCATCGAGGGACTGGTCCTCTCGACGTCTTCGATGCACCAGGGGATCGACGAGGGGACCTATACGGGCTGGGACGATATCCACCTGGGGACCTTGCGGGCGATCGCACGCCGGGGGATCCAGCCTGAGGCGGTGTGCCAGGCGATGGTCGATCTCGGGACCGGGGATACGGATATCTCGTTTTCGTGGGAGAATCTGTATGCTCAGAACAAGGCGGTCATCGACGAGACTTCAGATCGGTTCTTCTTTGTCCCTGACCCGGCACGCTACGAGGTGGAGGGGGCGCCTGAGCAGACGGCAGAGGTGCCGAGATACCCAGGCGACGAGAAGAGGGGGATGCGCACCCTGGAGTTCACCGGGGGGGTCGTCCTCCCGGCGGCCGAGGTGGAGGGGACGGCGATGGTTCGTCTCAAGGATCTCTTCAACATCGAGGTGAAGGGAGAAGGGCAGGCAGCATACGCAGGCGATGACCTCGCGGCGGCACGCGAGGCAAAGGCCCCGATCATCCAGTGGCTCCCGGCAGGATATGGAGTTCCATGCACGCTCCGCACTCCAGAGGGCGATCTCGACGGGGTCTGCGAGCCAGAAGTCGCAGAGCATGTCGGCGGGACGGTCCAGTTCGAGCGGGTGGGCTTTGCACGCATCGATCGGGTCGAGGACGGCCGGGTCATGGCGTTCTTTGCACACCGGTGA
- the mvk gene encoding mevalonate kinase, with translation MATWSAPGKVFLFGEHAVVYGKPGMAMAIKPRVTVTVRKHRHPAHVRSPYIEECFKSAGVRGSVYIRSQIPSSSGLGSSAAVTTATLAAISDEFKLGFSREEIARRAFAIEKKVQRGRASPTDTYVTTFGGIVLITGDSKRRLPPQNLHLVIGNSQISHSTAKMVELVAKEQRHHPEIVDPIMDAIGAVTTQAIKSINKPQQLGKCMDVNHALLEALGVGHPVLSKLVLSARAAGAFGAKMTGAGGGGCMVALCPKHAKSRVAGAIDAMGARSIITTIDTKGIRKEKNG, from the coding sequence GTGGCCACCTGGAGCGCACCCGGCAAAGTCTTCCTTTTTGGAGAGCATGCCGTCGTCTACGGGAAACCTGGCATGGCAATGGCCATCAAACCCAGGGTCACCGTAACAGTCAGGAAACACCGCCACCCAGCCCATGTACGTTCGCCCTATATCGAGGAATGTTTTAAGTCGGCCGGGGTGAGGGGGAGTGTCTATATCAGATCCCAGATCCCATCGTCTTCAGGTCTGGGTTCATCCGCGGCCGTGACAACAGCGACTCTTGCCGCGATCTCAGACGAGTTCAAACTCGGATTTTCGCGAGAAGAGATCGCACGTCGCGCCTTTGCCATTGAGAAAAAGGTCCAGAGAGGAAGAGCAAGCCCGACCGACACCTATGTCACGACCTTCGGGGGGATCGTCCTGATCACCGGGGACTCGAAACGCAGACTTCCCCCGCAGAACCTCCACTTGGTCATCGGGAACTCACAGATCTCCCACTCGACCGCAAAGATGGTGGAACTCGTCGCAAAAGAACAACGGCACCACCCCGAGATCGTGGACCCCATCATGGACGCCATCGGGGCCGTGACCACCCAGGCGATCAAGTCGATCAACAAACCGCAACAACTCGGGAAGTGCATGGACGTCAACCACGCCCTTCTCGAAGCCCTGGGGGTTGGTCACCCGGTACTCTCCAAACTGGTGCTCTCGGCCAGGGCGGCCGGCGCCTTCGGGGCCAAAATGACCGGGGCAGGCGGCGGCGGATGTATGGTCGCACTCTGTCCCAAACACGCCAAGAGCAGGGTCGCAGGTGCGATCGACGCAATGGGCGCACGCTCGATCATCACCACCATCGACACCAAAGGCATACGCAAAGAGAAAAATGGATAA
- a CDS encoding PEGA domain-containing protein, whose protein sequence is MTQKIVWAVVFVSITLCSLCSVVAAEETVPDWIYDTEWTVRGVSVSADSALVAAGGDDGTVTLLGPDGEVRWEENARAKVNSVSVAPNGSAVGAASSDNRVYLYEIDGKKRWSYLLPGRGFGVALADGGKYVAAGGSDGRVYLFDGEGEVLWKYKSGDDLLCTAITPDGSRIAAGSADNQVYLFERSGALLWTKAIFGDVLGVSISPDGGYIAAGTSEGGVYLFSAEGELLWETRAGGSVTSVSMTEDARNVAIGSLDRTFVVLEKDGETLLTGETGAGIRAVALSSDGLSLITGDNDGVVQGYTMATAKPTETPIEVPTAAPTLETTVSTGTLVVSSDPAGAAVYIDNLLVGRTPVTVPDRAPGNYSVTLELEGYEPWSGEVQVQAGTTTPVNGTLTPRPETTQTRAGAPLPVMALFGTALAAVAIGLKKKD, encoded by the coding sequence ATGACACAGAAGATAGTATGGGCTGTGGTTTTCGTGTCCATCACACTCTGTTCCCTCTGCAGTGTCGTGGCCGCAGAAGAGACGGTTCCTGACTGGATATATGACACAGAATGGACGGTGCGCGGGGTCTCCGTCTCTGCAGACAGCGCACTGGTCGCAGCAGGTGGAGACGATGGGACGGTCACGCTCCTTGGCCCTGACGGCGAGGTGCGCTGGGAGGAGAACGCCCGGGCAAAGGTGAACAGTGTCTCGGTTGCGCCGAATGGGAGTGCGGTGGGCGCGGCCTCTTCTGACAACCGTGTCTACCTCTACGAGATCGACGGAAAGAAACGCTGGAGTTACCTCTTGCCAGGAAGAGGGTTTGGTGTCGCGCTCGCCGACGGTGGGAAATATGTGGCCGCCGGTGGATCGGACGGCCGCGTCTACCTCTTCGACGGTGAGGGAGAAGTTCTCTGGAAATATAAATCTGGAGACGACCTTCTCTGCACTGCGATCACCCCGGACGGATCGCGGATCGCCGCGGGGTCTGCCGACAACCAGGTCTACCTCTTCGAGAGATCAGGTGCACTTCTCTGGACGAAGGCGATCTTTGGGGATGTGCTGGGAGTTTCGATCTCACCTGACGGTGGATATATCGCGGCAGGCACGTCTGAAGGGGGGGTCTACCTCTTCTCTGCAGAGGGCGAACTCCTCTGGGAGACAAGGGCTGGAGGATCGGTCACCTCGGTCTCCATGACCGAAGACGCACGGAATGTTGCCATAGGATCGCTTGACAGAACTTTTGTGGTCCTCGAGAAAGACGGAGAGACTCTCCTGACCGGAGAGACCGGCGCGGGGATCAGGGCGGTCGCCCTTTCATCTGACGGTCTCAGTCTGATCACCGGGGATAATGACGGGGTGGTGCAGGGCTATACCATGGCCACGGCAAAACCCACTGAAACCCCTATTGAAGTTCCAACGGCCGCCCCCACGCTGGAAACCACAGTTTCGACCGGCACCCTGGTTGTCTCCTCTGATCCTGCAGGCGCGGCGGTCTATATCGACAACCTCCTCGTCGGCAGGACCCCGGTCACGGTCCCGGACCGTGCGCCCGGCAACTACTCGGTCACTCTTGAACTCGAAGGGTATGAACCCTGGAGCGGAGAGGTTCAGGTCCAGGCCGGGACGACGACACCTGTCAACGGCACGCTCACCCCACGTCCCGAGACGACCCAGACCAGGGCAGGAGCTCCGCTTCCGGTCATGGCCCTCTTTGGGACCGCACTCGCTGCGGTCGCCATCGGCCTGAAGAAAAAGGACTAA
- the eno gene encoding phosphopyruvate hydratase, whose product MTEIERIGLRTIQDSRGNPTVEAEIYTAFGFGRAAAPSGASTGTWEAKVRPPREAIAAAREHLLPELIGRDAADQAGFDAALHEIDGTADFSNIGANVAVALSLACAKAAADATGTDLFRYLGGAFAQKTPLPLGNVIGGGAHASNATDIQEFLIVPTGASCAEEAVFANATVHQKVKELLVAAGKGCGKGDEGAWAPRIQDSEAFELLQEAVGAVSDELNFAINMGVDVAASELWDGKTYTYKDAKRTTEDQVAYIAELIDQYHLVYVEDPLQEEDFEGFAELTRQVRDRCLICGDDLYVTNAERITRGIETEASNCVLIKPNQIGTLTDTYEAIHLAQAHGMETVMSHRSGETTDETIAHLATAFESVFLKCGVVGGERIAKLNELLRIEELI is encoded by the coding sequence ATGACTGAGATTGAGAGAATTGGACTGAGGACAATCCAGGACAGTCGGGGCAACCCCACTGTTGAGGCTGAGATCTACACTGCATTTGGTTTTGGTCGGGCCGCGGCTCCAAGCGGGGCTTCGACCGGCACCTGGGAAGCAAAGGTGCGGCCGCCACGCGAGGCAATCGCGGCGGCACGCGAACATCTCCTGCCCGAACTCATCGGGAGAGACGCCGCAGACCAGGCAGGTTTCGACGCCGCCCTACATGAGATCGACGGGACGGCAGACTTCTCAAACATTGGTGCAAATGTCGCGGTTGCGCTTTCCCTGGCCTGCGCAAAGGCCGCGGCAGATGCAACCGGAACCGACCTCTTCAGGTATCTTGGTGGAGCCTTCGCCCAGAAGACTCCCCTGCCCCTGGGCAATGTCATCGGCGGAGGGGCGCATGCGTCCAATGCCACCGACATCCAGGAGTTCCTGATTGTACCGACCGGTGCATCGTGTGCGGAGGAGGCAGTCTTTGCCAACGCCACGGTACACCAGAAAGTAAAAGAACTCCTGGTCGCAGCCGGAAAAGGGTGCGGCAAGGGGGACGAAGGCGCGTGGGCACCCAGGATCCAGGACTCCGAAGCATTTGAACTGCTCCAGGAAGCCGTGGGTGCAGTCTCTGACGAACTGAACTTTGCGATCAACATGGGTGTCGATGTTGCGGCCTCTGAACTCTGGGACGGCAAGACCTACACATACAAAGACGCAAAGCGGACAACAGAAGACCAGGTTGCCTATATTGCCGAACTCATCGACCAGTATCATCTGGTCTATGTCGAAGACCCTCTTCAAGAGGAGGACTTCGAAGGGTTTGCCGAGCTCACCAGGCAGGTCCGCGACCGGTGCCTTATCTGTGGGGACGACCTCTATGTCACCAATGCCGAGCGGATCACCAGGGGCATCGAGACCGAGGCGTCCAACTGCGTGCTCATCAAACCCAACCAGATCGGTACCCTGACCGACACCTACGAGGCAATCCACCTCGCTCAGGCCCATGGTATGGAGACGGTGATGAGTCACCGGTCTGGTGAGACAACCGACGAGACCATCGCGCATCTCGCCACCGCGTTCGAGAGCGTCTTTCTCAAATGCGGGGTCGTGGGCGGCGAGCGGATCGCAAAACTGAATGAACTGTTACGCATTGAGGAGCTGATCTAA
- the amrB gene encoding AmmeMemoRadiSam system protein B yields METRACSVSGMYYPGDPAHLEQFLEMVFLDAGETDMPDDALGIVSPHAGYPYSGAVAARAFAAIPSSFDGTFIVIGPSHEGFMTCASAVPWETPLGIIDTDAALVEAIGVPVDEGAHAGEHSIEVQMPFIKYRFPRARVAPLMMGDQSMESAEALAAAVVHATRETGREVRVVASSDFSHYIHMDLARQIDLQAIEALETLDIPQFYQRIRSLHVSACGYGPIAAMVLATRGLGATRGHLLSYTTSGDVTGDPIAVGYAAIAVV; encoded by the coding sequence ATGGAGACGAGAGCATGCAGCGTCTCTGGCATGTATTATCCAGGTGACCCGGCCCACCTTGAGCAGTTCCTCGAGATGGTCTTCCTGGATGCTGGAGAGACCGACATGCCCGATGATGCCCTTGGCATCGTCTCCCCCCACGCAGGCTACCCCTATTCAGGGGCCGTGGCGGCACGGGCCTTTGCCGCCATTCCATCCTCTTTTGACGGGACATTTATTGTAATCGGCCCAAGTCATGAAGGGTTCATGACCTGCGCCTCGGCAGTTCCCTGGGAGACTCCCCTCGGGATCATTGATACCGATGCCGCACTGGTTGAGGCGATCGGGGTGCCAGTGGACGAAGGCGCCCATGCCGGCGAACACTCGATCGAGGTGCAGATGCCCTTCATCAAGTACCGCTTTCCACGGGCACGGGTCGCTCCTCTCATGATGGGAGACCAGAGTATGGAGAGCGCCGAAGCGCTGGCGGCCGCGGTCGTGCACGCCACACGCGAGACCGGACGGGAGGTGCGGGTCGTGGCCTCAAGCGACTTCTCGCATTATATCCACATGGATCTCGCCAGGCAGATCGACCTACAGGCGATCGAGGCGCTGGAGACGCTGGATATCCCCCAATTTTACCAGAGGATCCGATCCCTGCATGTCAGTGCCTGCGGATACGGGCCGATCGCCGCGATGGTCCTTGCAACCAGGGGTCTTGGCGCCACGCGAGGACATCTCCTCTCCTACACTACAAGCGGGGACGTCACAGGGGACCCGATCGCCGTCGGGTATGCGGCGATAGCGGTGGTATAG
- a CDS encoding polyprenyl synthetase family protein codes for MSEDLKDYLDKTAEQVDMMLERYFSDAFGELYKASAHLLLAGGKRLRPAVLLLAAEAVRPGSSDDLMHAAIGLEMTHTFTLIHDDIMDGDATRRGAPTVHVKWDEPTAILAGDVLYAKAFEFITHAVADDRARVKAVAMLARTCAEICEGQHQDMAFEKAEKEVDAFEYLEMAGKKTGALYAASAAIGGVLAGGNAVQVDALYQYGMNAGIAFQIQDDLIDFIAPPEKSGKDRGSDLREGKQTLIAITAREKGLNLSKYRRPDLTPEEVDRAIAELKEAGVVDAVRRVAEEKVATAKHALTVLPECKERQHLEDLVEFFISRSF; via the coding sequence ATGAGCGAAGATCTCAAAGATTATCTGGATAAGACCGCCGAGCAGGTCGACATGATGCTCGAACGGTATTTCAGTGATGCGTTTGGCGAACTCTATAAGGCAAGTGCACACCTGCTGCTCGCAGGCGGGAAACGCCTGCGGCCGGCGGTGCTCCTCCTGGCGGCCGAGGCGGTGCGGCCCGGGTCTTCAGACGACCTGATGCACGCGGCGATCGGCCTGGAGATGACGCACACCTTCACCCTCATCCATGACGATATCATGGATGGGGACGCGACGCGCCGGGGCGCCCCGACGGTCCATGTCAAGTGGGACGAACCGACGGCGATCCTGGCAGGCGATGTCCTGTATGCGAAAGCCTTCGAGTTCATTACCCATGCGGTCGCCGACGACCGGGCGCGGGTGAAGGCGGTCGCGATGCTGGCACGGACGTGCGCCGAGATCTGCGAGGGGCAACACCAGGACATGGCCTTCGAAAAGGCCGAGAAAGAGGTCGACGCCTTTGAATATCTCGAGATGGCCGGGAAGAAGACTGGGGCCCTGTATGCGGCATCGGCAGCCATTGGAGGGGTTCTGGCCGGGGGGAACGCCGTCCAGGTCGACGCACTCTACCAGTACGGGATGAACGCCGGGATCGCCTTCCAGATTCAGGATGACCTCATCGACTTCATCGCTCCCCCTGAGAAGAGCGGGAAGGACCGTGGATCTGACCTGCGCGAGGGCAAACAGACGCTCATCGCGATCACGGCGCGGGAGAAGGGGCTCAACCTCTCGAAGTACCGCCGTCCTGACCTCACGCCCGAGGAAGTGGACAGGGCGATCGCCGAACTGAAGGAGGCCGGGGTGGTCGACGCGGTCAGGCGGGTCGCCGAGGAGAAAGTGGCGACGGCCAAGCACGCTCTCACAGTCCTGCCAGAGTGCAAGGAGCGCCAGCACTTAGAAGACCTGGTGGAGTTTTTCATCAGCAGGAGTTTCTGA
- a CDS encoding isopentenyl phosphate kinase has product MDKKVILLKLGGSVVTDKAGTGAIEYARLATLAGVIAARPDLRLVLVHGAGSCGHPEAKKYQIQEGVGPGNKTGIAVTHEAVASLNRAVVAALREHGVDAIGVHPLAACRAESGQLISCECIPIAQLVRLGVTPVLHGDVVMDARRGACIISGDQIIRYLALALDAGRVGLATDVPGVLDRGAVVPEITRDSVGRLSIGCSGNTDVTGGMKGKITELLALAEAGVESHIFHISHIEDFLDGKDHGGTIVRR; this is encoded by the coding sequence ATGGATAAAAAAGTCATTCTGTTAAAACTCGGCGGGAGCGTTGTCACCGACAAGGCAGGGACAGGAGCGATCGAGTACGCGCGCCTGGCGACACTTGCCGGGGTGATCGCAGCCAGGCCCGACCTTCGACTGGTCCTCGTCCATGGGGCGGGATCCTGCGGCCACCCTGAAGCAAAGAAATACCAGATCCAGGAAGGCGTCGGCCCTGGGAACAAGACGGGGATCGCCGTGACCCACGAAGCGGTCGCCAGCCTCAACAGGGCCGTGGTGGCGGCGTTGCGCGAGCATGGAGTGGACGCGATCGGTGTCCACCCCCTGGCCGCGTGCCGTGCCGAGAGCGGACAACTCATATCCTGTGAGTGCATACCTATAGCTCAACTGGTGCGGTTGGGCGTCACCCCGGTCCTTCATGGGGACGTGGTGATGGACGCACGCCGCGGTGCCTGTATCATTTCAGGTGACCAGATCATCCGGTACCTCGCCCTTGCACTTGATGCAGGACGGGTCGGGCTTGCAACCGATGTCCCGGGCGTCCTCGACAGGGGGGCGGTCGTGCCGGAGATCACAAGGGACTCAGTCGGACGTCTGTCTATCGGGTGTTCAGGGAACACCGACGTCACCGGCGGGATGAAAGGGAAGATTACCGAATTGCTCGCACTCGCCGAAGCAGGAGTGGAGTCGCATATATTCCATATCTCCCATATCGAGGACTTCCTCGACGGAAAAGACCACGGTGGAACGATAGTCAGAAGGTGA
- the rpsB gene encoding 30S ribosomal protein S2, with the protein MAEANEMEIVLEEPLAPVEDYLAAGVHIGTQQKSQDMKKFIYRVRGDGLYILDIRSTDERIKTAAKFLSQYDAPKILVVASRQYAQYPAKKFAESIGGTSAIGRYIPGTLTNPNFRDYLEPEVVVVTDPMGDVQAIKEAIQNGIPVVGLCDTNNMTKNLDLVIPTNNKGRKALSLVYYLLTKEIFRIRGVSTSLTPEDFETEL; encoded by the coding sequence ATGGCTGAAGCAAATGAGATGGAGATCGTGCTGGAGGAGCCCCTCGCGCCGGTGGAAGATTACCTCGCCGCGGGCGTCCACATCGGCACACAGCAGAAGAGCCAGGATATGAAGAAGTTCATCTACCGCGTGCGCGGGGATGGGCTGTATATCCTTGACATCAGGTCGACCGACGAGAGGATCAAGACCGCAGCAAAGTTCCTTTCCCAGTACGACGCCCCAAAGATTCTGGTCGTGGCTTCGAGGCAGTACGCCCAGTACCCGGCCAAGAAGTTCGCCGAGAGCATCGGCGGGACGTCGGCAATCGGCCGTTACATCCCTGGTACCCTGACCAACCCGAACTTCAGGGACTACCTTGAGCCTGAAGTCGTCGTGGTCACCGACCCGATGGGTGATGTGCAGGCGATCAAGGAAGCAATCCAGAACGGGATCCCGGTCGTCGGGCTCTGCGACACGAACAACATGACCAAAAACCTCGACCTGGTCATCCCGACGAACAACAAGGGGAGAAAGGCACTCTCACTCGTCTACTACCTGCTTACGAAGGAGATATTCCGTATCCGCGGAGTCTCCACCTCTCTCACTCCCGAAGACTTCGAGACCGAACTCTAA